In Dyadobacter sp. NIV53, a single window of DNA contains:
- a CDS encoding pitrilysin family protein, with protein MKKILLLLFIYSTTLLFAQKKYPDIDIPYKKYVLDNGLNLIVHEDHKAPIASFNIWYHVGSKNEKVGKTGFAHLFEHLMFNGSEHYNDDYFQLMESIGATDLNGTTNSDRTNYFENIPVNAIDKVLWIESDRMGFMLKAIDSLKLNEQRGVVQNEKRQGENQPYAIAWDLIPKNTYPASHPYSWTVIGEMEDLNAASMTDVQDWFKKYYGPNNAAIVIAGDVNGDEIFEKVKKYFGDIPASPPISKHSKWIAKMEGKRHQVAEDRVPQARLYKVWNVPGWGTKEITELGLLGNILTSGKTSRIYKRLVYDEQLASNVYFYTDENEIGGQFSIMADAKPGVTLAQIDQVINEELQKVFTQGVTVAELERAKTRFFSNFIKGMERIGGFGGKSDILAQSMTYGESPDAYKKTIEWIKNATIADLKKVANDWLTDGEYTLEVLPYGSFTNAAATLDRSKKPDSGADPEVKFPEIKNFTLNNGLKVAFVQRKAVPVINMSLMINAGYAADPKENAGIASFTGKMLSEGTKTKTSLQISDELADLGAELYSYADLDNSYVRINALKNNYDASLKLFSDVLLNPSFPRKDFDRVKKERLLEIKQEQVQPFSMGLRILPRLVYGSGHAYSSPLTGSGTEESVKKFTRDDLAKFHQTWFAPNNATLIVVGDIEEAELKAKLETSFATWKKKDVPVKNISEVALPAKSSVYIIDKPGSVQSIIFGAEISPSAKDPQYESIKMSTRILGGDFTSRINMNLREDKHWSYGAGLFNLDAIGQGFLLGYAPVQTDKTKESIEEMRKEITQFVGKKPVTETEFKKVKDNAVLELPGVWETNGSVLGTLQNAIKYERGESYLMNYPAMLKNLSLDDIKNASAKVIKPTNLTWVIVGDRSKIEKGIKELELGDIKYIDTEGTEGK; from the coding sequence ATGAAAAAGATTTTGCTGCTCCTGTTTATCTATAGTACTACCCTGTTATTTGCCCAGAAAAAATATCCCGACATTGATATTCCTTACAAAAAATATGTACTGGATAATGGTCTGAACCTGATCGTGCATGAAGACCACAAAGCGCCGATCGCTTCATTCAATATCTGGTATCATGTGGGTTCAAAAAATGAAAAGGTTGGTAAAACAGGATTTGCGCATTTATTTGAGCACCTGATGTTCAACGGCAGTGAACATTACAACGATGATTATTTTCAATTGATGGAAAGCATCGGAGCCACTGACCTGAACGGGACTACCAATTCGGACAGAACCAATTATTTTGAAAATATACCTGTTAATGCAATTGATAAAGTACTTTGGATAGAAAGTGACAGGATGGGTTTTATGCTCAAAGCAATTGATTCATTAAAGCTAAATGAGCAGCGCGGTGTAGTACAAAATGAAAAACGACAAGGTGAAAACCAGCCTTATGCCATCGCATGGGATTTGATCCCGAAAAATACCTATCCGGCCAGCCACCCCTATTCCTGGACTGTGATTGGCGAAATGGAAGATCTGAATGCGGCTTCTATGACGGACGTTCAGGATTGGTTCAAAAAATATTACGGGCCTAATAATGCTGCGATTGTAATAGCTGGTGATGTAAACGGAGATGAGATTTTTGAAAAAGTAAAAAAGTACTTTGGGGATATTCCTGCTTCACCCCCTATCAGCAAGCACAGTAAGTGGATTGCTAAAATGGAAGGAAAACGCCATCAGGTGGCCGAAGACCGTGTTCCGCAGGCGCGGTTATATAAGGTTTGGAACGTACCGGGTTGGGGAACAAAGGAAATTACCGAACTGGGATTGCTCGGAAATATACTTACCTCAGGCAAAACTTCCAGAATTTATAAAAGGCTGGTGTACGATGAGCAACTGGCAAGCAATGTTTATTTTTATACAGATGAAAATGAAATTGGAGGCCAGTTCAGTATCATGGCCGATGCTAAACCCGGCGTAACACTGGCGCAGATTGATCAGGTAATAAATGAGGAATTACAGAAAGTATTTACCCAGGGTGTTACCGTTGCTGAACTGGAACGAGCCAAGACAAGATTTTTTTCTAATTTCATAAAAGGTATGGAACGTATTGGCGGATTTGGTGGAAAATCCGATATACTGGCGCAAAGCATGACTTACGGCGAAAGTCCGGATGCGTATAAAAAAACTATAGAGTGGATAAAAAATGCAACGATTGCTGATTTAAAAAAAGTGGCTAATGACTGGCTTACGGATGGTGAATACACATTGGAAGTTCTGCCCTATGGTTCGTTTACCAATGCGGCAGCAACCCTGGACCGCTCTAAAAAGCCAGATTCCGGTGCTGATCCAGAAGTGAAGTTTCCGGAGATTAAAAATTTCACTTTAAATAATGGATTAAAAGTTGCTTTTGTGCAACGCAAAGCAGTGCCGGTTATTAATATGTCATTGATGATTAATGCGGGGTATGCTGCTGATCCGAAAGAAAACGCTGGTATTGCTTCTTTCACCGGCAAAATGCTTTCGGAAGGAACAAAGACAAAAACTTCCCTTCAGATCAGTGATGAACTCGCTGACCTGGGTGCAGAATTGTACAGTTATGCCGATCTTGACAATTCTTATGTCAGAATAAATGCTTTAAAAAACAACTACGACGCTTCCCTTAAATTATTTTCGGATGTATTGCTGAATCCGTCTTTCCCGCGAAAGGACTTTGACCGTGTAAAAAAAGAAAGGCTGCTGGAAATCAAACAGGAACAGGTACAGCCCTTTTCAATGGGATTGAGAATTCTGCCACGTCTGGTATATGGCAGCGGCCATGCTTACAGCAGCCCGTTAACGGGCTCAGGAACAGAAGAATCGGTTAAAAAATTCACCAGGGATGATCTTGCCAAATTTCACCAGACCTGGTTTGCTCCCAATAATGCAACCTTGATCGTTGTGGGAGATATAGAAGAAGCTGAATTAAAAGCGAAACTGGAAACCAGCTTTGCAACATGGAAGAAAAAGGACGTACCAGTAAAAAATATAAGCGAGGTTGCCCTTCCTGCAAAATCATCGGTTTACATTATCGACAAACCCGGTTCGGTACAATCAATTATTTTTGGAGCCGAAATAAGTCCTTCAGCAAAAGATCCGCAATACGAATCTATCAAAATGTCAACACGGATTTTAGGAGGAGATTTTACATCCAGGATCAATATGAACCTGCGCGAAGACAAACACTGGTCCTACGGAGCTGGTCTGTTTAATCTGGACGCAATTGGCCAGGGATTTTTACTAGGTTACGCGCCCGTTCAGACGGACAAAACGAAAGAATCTATTGAAGAAATGCGAAAAGAAATTACACAGTTTGTTGGTAAAAAGCCAGTTACAGAAACGGAATTCAAAAAAGTGAAAGACAATGCGGTGCTGGAATTACCTGGCGTTTGGGAAACTAACGGCTCTGTGCTCGGGACTTTGCAGAATGCCATTAAATATGAAAGGGGCGAATCATATCTGATGAATTATCCGGCTATGCTGAAAAACCTGTCGCTGGACGACATTAAAAATGCGTCAGCCAAAGTCATCAAACCAACCAACCTGACCTGGGTTATTGTGGGTGACCGTTCAAAAATTGAAAAAGGTATTAAGGAACTTGAACTGGGCGATATTAAATACATTGATACGGAAGGAACAGAAGGGAAGTAA